Proteins from a genomic interval of Lolium perenne isolate Kyuss_39 chromosome 1, Kyuss_2.0, whole genome shotgun sequence:
- the LOC127327588 gene encoding germin-like protein 8-4 — protein MPRRQKQLTMASSSSLFLLAFLLALTSWQATAYDPSPLQDFCIADMKSPVRVNGFACKDPMTATPDDFFNPAMLDQARDTKASKVRSNVTNINVINFPGLNTLGISLARIDYGPLGVNTPHIHPRATELLTVLEGTLYLGFVTSNPNRLFSKIVKKGDVFVFPKAMIHFQMNLAHDKPAAALSSLSSQNPGVISIANAVFGSKPPISDDVLATAFQVEKDLIHWLQSQFWENNNY, from the exons ATGCCTCGAAGGCAAAAGCAACTCACAATGGCCTCCTCTTCCTCATTGTTTCTCCTTGCCTTCCTTCTTGCCCTGACCTCATGGCAGGCCACAGCCTACGACCCTAGCCCTCTTCAAGACTTTTGCATCGCTGACATGAAGTCGCCTG TGAGAGTAAACGGGTTTGCTTGCAAGGACCCAATGACAGCCACCCCCGACGATTTCTTCAATCCAGCCATGCTCGATCAGGCTAGGGATACTAAGGCCAGCAAGGTCAGGTCCAACGTCACCAATATCAATGTCATAAATTTCCCGGGCCTCAACACGCTTGGCATCTCGCTGGCACGCATCGACTATGGACCATTGGGTGTGAACACACCACACATACACCCCCGTGCCACTGAGCTCTTGACCGTGCTTGAGGGAACACTCTACCTTGGATTTGTCACATCCAACCCAAACAGACTCTTCTCCAAGATAGTTAAGAAGGGTGATGTGTTCGTGTTCCCAAAGGCCATGATCCACTTCCAAATGAACCTGGCACATGACAAGCCAGCAGCTGCACTGTCCTCGCTCAGCAGCCAAAACCCTGGGGTTATTTCTATTGCCAATGCAGTGTTTGGATCCAAGCCACCGATTTCAGATGATGTTTTGGCAACGGCATTTCAGGTGGAAAAGGATCTGATACATTGGCTCCAATCTCAGTTTTGGGAGAATAACAACTACTAA